A DNA window from Drosophila virilis strain 15010-1051.87 chromosome 4, Dvir_AGI_RSII-ME, whole genome shotgun sequence contains the following coding sequences:
- the Trpgamma gene encoding transient receptor potential-gamma protein isoform X1 has protein sequence MMEEENTIRPHQEIRQLTLEEKKFLLAVERGDMAGTRRMLQKAQDTEYINVNCVDPLGRTALLMAIDNENLEMVELLINYNVDTKDALLHSISEEFVEAVEVLLDHENVTFQNEGNHSWESASEETSTFTPDITPLILAAHRDNYEIIKILLDRGAVLPMPHDVRCGCDECVQSRQEDSLRHSRSRINAYRALASPSLIALSSKDPILTAFELSWELRRLSFLEHEFKNEYQELRKQCQDFATALLDHTRTSHELEILLNHDPTGPVFEHGERMHLNRLKLAIKLRQKKFVAHSNVQQLLASIWYEGLPGFRRKNMALQALDIIRIGILFPIFSLAYILAPYSSIGQTMRKPFIKFICHSASYFTFLFLLMLASQRIETFIGSWFWSEATTMLNQAEELQLPTKRGAKPTFIEWLILAWVSGLIWSEVKQLWDVGLQEYLNDMWNVIDFVTNSLYVATVALRVVSFFQVQKEMIFNSQATDLPRERWDTWDPMLISEGLFSAANIFSSLKLVYIFSVNPHLGPLQVSLSRMVMDIMKFFFLYVLVLFAFGSGLNQLLWYYADLEKKRCPEVSPSLLLNMNGTNDPNACIVWRRFSNLFETTQTLFWAVFGLIDLDSFELDGIKIFTRFWGMLMFGTYSVINIVVLLNLLIAMMNHSYQLISERADVEWKFARSKLWISYFEEGGTCPPPFNIIPTPKSIWYASKWMRQMFCSGSSAARREHLKTIRRKAQQASDRDFKYQQIMRNLVRRYVTVEQRKAESQGVTEDDVNEIKQDISAFRCELVEILKNSGMDTNVTAGQGGGGKKNRQKERRLMKGFNIAPPGSTSSLAPVAEFSTSLDNYDNQHEILSSTLSTLFTPNFIHRRQNTTGGMVGAESPTSPTHSSVAASTASAAPAAPKYNKSTLKYNKRIAGHKKRWGTLIEAAKVGNMSKMLGRSKSEDSVCNSTHNATPVHEQVRVTYAQSSTQRTYAYHGAEPPAVAPVPPASTSGHSHVGMGAHFFHTTSGLTAIAALKRKRKKFSSSKNICPVTESIAAANAAELLTDKTLKRVSSYPAASAQGGSVPHKDPGQVVKPRRHEQTQSQHDSVEASTEFTLSIDPSNTSVNSREPLIGSSCVSTMGTIG, from the exons ATGATGGAGGAGGAGAACACCATACGGCCGCATCAAGAGATACGTCAGCTAACTCTGGAGGAGAAGAAGTTTCTACTGGCCGTGGAAAGGGGCGATATGGCGGGCACCCGAAGAATGCTGCAGAAGGCGCAGGACACGGAATACATTAACGTGAACTGCGTTGATCCGCTGGGGCGGACCGCCCTGCTGATGGCCATAGATAACGAGAACTTGGAGATGGTGGAATTGCTCATAAACTATAATGTCGACACGAAGGACGCGCTCCTGCACTCCATCTCCGAGGAGTTTGTAGAGGCTGTTGAGGTGCTATTGGATCATGAGAATGTCACCTTTCAAAACGAGGGCAACCAT AGCTGGGAGTCCGCTTCGGAGGAGACTTCAACGTTTACACCGGACATAACTCCACTAATATTGGCCGCACATCGGGACAATTACGAGATCATCAAGATCCTACTGGACCGAGGCGCTGTCCTGCCCATGCCTCACGATGTACGCTGCGGCTGTGATGAGTGCGTCCAGTCCCGGCAGGAGGACTCTCTTAGGCACTCGCGATCCCGCATAAATGCCTACCGTGCTCTGGCCAGTCCCAGCCTAATCGCACTCTCCTCCAAGGATCCCATACTCACCGCCTTCGAGCTGTCCTGGGAGCTGCGGCGCCTAAGCTTTCTCGAGCACGAATTCAAG AACGAGTACCAGGAGCTGCGCAAACAGTGCCAGGACTTTGCCACAGCTCTGCTGGATCATACGCGCACCTCGCACGAGCTGGAGATATTGCTGAACCACGATCCCACTGGCCCGGTCTTTGAGCACGGCGAACGCATGCATCTGAATCGCCTGAAGCTGGCCATCAAGCTGCGCCAGAAGAAG TTTGTGGCCCATTCGaatgtgcagcagctgctggccagcATTTGGTACGAGGGCCTGCCGGGATTTAGGCGCAAAAACATGGCGCTGCAGGCACTGGACATAATTCGCATTGGCATTCTGTTTCCCATATTCTCGCTGGCCTACATACTGGCGCCGTACTCGAGCATTGGCCAGACCATGCGCAAGCCGTTCATAAAGTTCATTTGCCATAGCGCCTCGTATTTCACATTTCTGTTCCTGCTAATGCTTGCCTCGCAGCGCATTGAGACCTTCATCGGCAGCTGGTTCTGGTCGGAGGCAACCACCATGCTGAACCAGGCggaggagctgcagctgccgacCAAGCGCGGCGCCAAGCCCACGTTTATCGAGTGGCTGATTCTTGCCTGGGTCAGCGGCCTGATTTGGAGCGAGGTGAAGCAACTGTGGGACGTGGGACTGCAGGAGTATTTGAACGACATGTGGAATGTCATTGATTTTGTCACCAACTCTCTGTATGTCGCCACCGTTGCCCTGCGGGTTGTCTCATTCTTTCAGGTGCAAAAGGAGATGATCTTCAATTCACAGGCCACAGATCTGCCGCGCGAGCGCTGGGACACCTGGGATCCAATGCTCATCTCGGAAGGCCTCTTCAGTGCGGCGAATATTTTCAGTAGCCTCAAGCTGGTGTACATCTTCTCGGTGAACCCACACTTGGGGCCACTGCAAGTGTCTCTGTCGCGCATGGTCATGGACATCATGAAGTTTTTCTTCCTGTATGTCCTCGTTCTCTTCGCCTTTGGCAGCGGTCTCAATCAGCTCCTCTG GTACTACGCTGATCTGGAGAAGAAGCGCTGTCCGGAGGTCTCGCCCAGTCTGCTCCTCAACATGAACGGCACAAACGATCCGAACGCCTGCATTGTCTGGCGGCGATTCTCCAA TCTGTTTGAGACGACGCAAACCTTGTTTTGGGCCGTCTTCGGACTCATAGACCTGGACAGCTTCGAGCTGGATGGCATTAAGATCTTCACGCGTTTTTGGGGCATGCTCATGTTCGGCACCTACTCGGTCATCAACATCGTTGTGCTGCTCAATCTGCTGATTGCCATGATGAATCACTCGTATCAGCTCATCTCG GAACGTGCCGATGTTGAGTGGAAATTCGCCCGCTCCAAATTGTGGATCAGCTACTTTGAAGAGGGCGGCACTTGTCCGCCGCCGTTCAATATAATTCCCACGCCCAAGTCAATATGGTATGCCAGCAAGTGGATGCGCCAGATGTTCTGCAGCGGCTCCTCCGCAGCCCGCCGCGAGCACCTCAAGACAATACGG CGCAAGGCGCAGCAGGCCAGTGACAGGGATTTCAAGTATCAGCAGATCATGCGGAACCTGGTACGCCGCTATGTGACGGTGGAGCAGAGGAAAGCGGAGTCACAGGGCGTCACCGAGGACGACGTAAACGAGATTAAGCAGGACATTTCGGCCTTCCGCTGCGAGCTGGTCGAGATACTGAAGAACAGCGGCATGGACACGAATGTGACTGCAGGTCAAG GTGGCGGTGGCAAGAAGAATCGCCAGAAGGAGCGACGCCTCATGAAGGGTTTCAATATCGCACCACCCGGCTCCACGAGCTCGCTGGCGCCGGTGGCCGAGTTCTCGACATCGCTCGACAACTACGATAACCAGCATGAGATTCTCAGCTCGACTCTGTCCACCCTGTTCACACCCAATTTCATCCACAGACGTCAGAATACCACGGGCGGAATGGTTGGCGCCGAGTCCCCAACCTCGCCTACGCACAGCTCAGTAGCTGCATCGACGGCATCGGCGGCTCCTGCTGCCCCCAAGTACAACAAGTCGACGCTGAAGTACAACAAGCGCATAGCGGGACACAAGAAACGCTGGG GCACACTCATTGAGGCCGCCAAGGTGGGCAACATGAGCAAAATGCTGGGACGCTCCAAGTCCGAGGATTCCGTCTGCAACTCCACGCACAATGCCACGCCCGTGCACGAGCAGGTGCGGGTAACATATGCGCAAAGCTCAACGCAACGCACCTACGCCTACCACGGAGCGGAGCCACCAGCTGTGGCGCCGGTTCCTCCGGCCAGCACGTCGGGACACTCGCATGTGGGCATGGGCGCCCACTTCTTTCACACGACCTCCG GTCTGACTGCCATTGCAGCTCTGAAGCGCAAACGCAAAAAGTTCTCTTCGAGTAAAAACATTTGTCCCGTAACTGAATCCATTGCGGCTGCCAATGCTGCCGAGCTGCTGACTGACAAG ACCCTTAAGCGCGTCTCCAGCTATCCGGCAGCTAGCGCCCAAGGCGGCAGCGTGCCGCACAAGGATCCAGGCCAGGTGGTCAAGCCGCGGCGCCACGAGCAAACTCAGAGTCAGCACGACTCGGTTGAGGCCTCAACGGAGTTCACCCTCTCCATCGATCCATCCAACACGTCCGTCAATTCGCGCGAGCCACTAAtcggcagcagctgcgtctCCACAATGGGCACCATTGGCTGA
- the Trpgamma gene encoding transient receptor potential-gamma protein isoform X2, protein MMEEENTIRPHQEIRQLTLEEKKFLLAVERGDMAGTRRMLQKAQDTEYINVNCVDPLGRTALLMAIDNENLEMVELLINYNVDTKDALLHSISEEFVEAVEVLLDHENVTFQNEGNHSWESASEETSTFTPDITPLILAAHRDNYEIIKILLDRGAVLPMPHDVRCGCDECVQSRQEDSLRHSRSRINAYRALASPSLIALSSKDPILTAFELSWELRRLSFLEHEFKNEYQELRKQCQDFATALLDHTRTSHELEILLNHDPTGPVFEHGERMHLNRLKLAIKLRQKKFVAHSNVQQLLASIWYEGLPGFRRKNMALQALDIIRIGILFPIFSLAYILAPYSSIGQTMRKPFIKFICHSASYFTFLFLLMLASQRIETFIGSWFWSEATTMLNQAEELQLPTKRGAKPTFIEWLILAWVSGLIWSEVKQLWDVGLQEYLNDMWNVIDFVTNSLYVATVALRVVSFFQVQKEMIFNSQATDLPRERWDTWDPMLISEGLFSAANIFSSLKLVYIFSVNPHLGPLQVSLSRMVMDIMKFFFLYVLVLFAFGSGLNQLLWYYADLEKKRCPEVSPSLLLNMNGTNDPNACIVWRRFSNLFETTQTLFWAVFGLIDLDSFELDGIKIFTRFWGMLMFGTYSVINIVVLLNLLIAMMNHSYQLISERADVEWKFARSKLWISYFEEGGTCPPPFNIIPTPKSIWYASKWMRQMFCSGSSAARREHLKTIRRKAQQASDRDFKYQQIMRNLVRRYVTVEQRKAESQGVTEDDVNEIKQDISAFRCELVEILKNSGMDTNVTAGQGGGGGGKKNRQKERRLMKGFNIAPPGSTSSLAPVAEFSTSLDNYDNQHEILSSTLSTLFTPNFIHRRQNTTGGMVGAESPTSPTHSSVAASTASAAPAAPKYNKSTLKYNKRIAGHKKRWGTLIEAAKVGNMSKMLGRSKSEDSVCNSTHNATPVHEQVRVTYAQSSTQRTYAYHGAEPPAVAPVPPASTSGHSHVGMGAHFFHTTSGLTAIAALKRKRKKFSSSKNICPVTESIAAANAAELLTDKTLKRVSSYPAASAQGGSVPHKDPGQVVKPRRHEQTQSQHDSVEASTEFTLSIDPSNTSVNSREPLIGSSCVSTMGTIG, encoded by the exons ATGATGGAGGAGGAGAACACCATACGGCCGCATCAAGAGATACGTCAGCTAACTCTGGAGGAGAAGAAGTTTCTACTGGCCGTGGAAAGGGGCGATATGGCGGGCACCCGAAGAATGCTGCAGAAGGCGCAGGACACGGAATACATTAACGTGAACTGCGTTGATCCGCTGGGGCGGACCGCCCTGCTGATGGCCATAGATAACGAGAACTTGGAGATGGTGGAATTGCTCATAAACTATAATGTCGACACGAAGGACGCGCTCCTGCACTCCATCTCCGAGGAGTTTGTAGAGGCTGTTGAGGTGCTATTGGATCATGAGAATGTCACCTTTCAAAACGAGGGCAACCAT AGCTGGGAGTCCGCTTCGGAGGAGACTTCAACGTTTACACCGGACATAACTCCACTAATATTGGCCGCACATCGGGACAATTACGAGATCATCAAGATCCTACTGGACCGAGGCGCTGTCCTGCCCATGCCTCACGATGTACGCTGCGGCTGTGATGAGTGCGTCCAGTCCCGGCAGGAGGACTCTCTTAGGCACTCGCGATCCCGCATAAATGCCTACCGTGCTCTGGCCAGTCCCAGCCTAATCGCACTCTCCTCCAAGGATCCCATACTCACCGCCTTCGAGCTGTCCTGGGAGCTGCGGCGCCTAAGCTTTCTCGAGCACGAATTCAAG AACGAGTACCAGGAGCTGCGCAAACAGTGCCAGGACTTTGCCACAGCTCTGCTGGATCATACGCGCACCTCGCACGAGCTGGAGATATTGCTGAACCACGATCCCACTGGCCCGGTCTTTGAGCACGGCGAACGCATGCATCTGAATCGCCTGAAGCTGGCCATCAAGCTGCGCCAGAAGAAG TTTGTGGCCCATTCGaatgtgcagcagctgctggccagcATTTGGTACGAGGGCCTGCCGGGATTTAGGCGCAAAAACATGGCGCTGCAGGCACTGGACATAATTCGCATTGGCATTCTGTTTCCCATATTCTCGCTGGCCTACATACTGGCGCCGTACTCGAGCATTGGCCAGACCATGCGCAAGCCGTTCATAAAGTTCATTTGCCATAGCGCCTCGTATTTCACATTTCTGTTCCTGCTAATGCTTGCCTCGCAGCGCATTGAGACCTTCATCGGCAGCTGGTTCTGGTCGGAGGCAACCACCATGCTGAACCAGGCggaggagctgcagctgccgacCAAGCGCGGCGCCAAGCCCACGTTTATCGAGTGGCTGATTCTTGCCTGGGTCAGCGGCCTGATTTGGAGCGAGGTGAAGCAACTGTGGGACGTGGGACTGCAGGAGTATTTGAACGACATGTGGAATGTCATTGATTTTGTCACCAACTCTCTGTATGTCGCCACCGTTGCCCTGCGGGTTGTCTCATTCTTTCAGGTGCAAAAGGAGATGATCTTCAATTCACAGGCCACAGATCTGCCGCGCGAGCGCTGGGACACCTGGGATCCAATGCTCATCTCGGAAGGCCTCTTCAGTGCGGCGAATATTTTCAGTAGCCTCAAGCTGGTGTACATCTTCTCGGTGAACCCACACTTGGGGCCACTGCAAGTGTCTCTGTCGCGCATGGTCATGGACATCATGAAGTTTTTCTTCCTGTATGTCCTCGTTCTCTTCGCCTTTGGCAGCGGTCTCAATCAGCTCCTCTG GTACTACGCTGATCTGGAGAAGAAGCGCTGTCCGGAGGTCTCGCCCAGTCTGCTCCTCAACATGAACGGCACAAACGATCCGAACGCCTGCATTGTCTGGCGGCGATTCTCCAA TCTGTTTGAGACGACGCAAACCTTGTTTTGGGCCGTCTTCGGACTCATAGACCTGGACAGCTTCGAGCTGGATGGCATTAAGATCTTCACGCGTTTTTGGGGCATGCTCATGTTCGGCACCTACTCGGTCATCAACATCGTTGTGCTGCTCAATCTGCTGATTGCCATGATGAATCACTCGTATCAGCTCATCTCG GAACGTGCCGATGTTGAGTGGAAATTCGCCCGCTCCAAATTGTGGATCAGCTACTTTGAAGAGGGCGGCACTTGTCCGCCGCCGTTCAATATAATTCCCACGCCCAAGTCAATATGGTATGCCAGCAAGTGGATGCGCCAGATGTTCTGCAGCGGCTCCTCCGCAGCCCGCCGCGAGCACCTCAAGACAATACGG CGCAAGGCGCAGCAGGCCAGTGACAGGGATTTCAAGTATCAGCAGATCATGCGGAACCTGGTACGCCGCTATGTGACGGTGGAGCAGAGGAAAGCGGAGTCACAGGGCGTCACCGAGGACGACGTAAACGAGATTAAGCAGGACATTTCGGCCTTCCGCTGCGAGCTGGTCGAGATACTGAAGAACAGCGGCATGGACACGAATGTGACTGCAGGTCAAGGTGGTG GTGGCGGTGGCAAGAAGAATCGCCAGAAGGAGCGACGCCTCATGAAGGGTTTCAATATCGCACCACCCGGCTCCACGAGCTCGCTGGCGCCGGTGGCCGAGTTCTCGACATCGCTCGACAACTACGATAACCAGCATGAGATTCTCAGCTCGACTCTGTCCACCCTGTTCACACCCAATTTCATCCACAGACGTCAGAATACCACGGGCGGAATGGTTGGCGCCGAGTCCCCAACCTCGCCTACGCACAGCTCAGTAGCTGCATCGACGGCATCGGCGGCTCCTGCTGCCCCCAAGTACAACAAGTCGACGCTGAAGTACAACAAGCGCATAGCGGGACACAAGAAACGCTGGG GCACACTCATTGAGGCCGCCAAGGTGGGCAACATGAGCAAAATGCTGGGACGCTCCAAGTCCGAGGATTCCGTCTGCAACTCCACGCACAATGCCACGCCCGTGCACGAGCAGGTGCGGGTAACATATGCGCAAAGCTCAACGCAACGCACCTACGCCTACCACGGAGCGGAGCCACCAGCTGTGGCGCCGGTTCCTCCGGCCAGCACGTCGGGACACTCGCATGTGGGCATGGGCGCCCACTTCTTTCACACGACCTCCG GTCTGACTGCCATTGCAGCTCTGAAGCGCAAACGCAAAAAGTTCTCTTCGAGTAAAAACATTTGTCCCGTAACTGAATCCATTGCGGCTGCCAATGCTGCCGAGCTGCTGACTGACAAG ACCCTTAAGCGCGTCTCCAGCTATCCGGCAGCTAGCGCCCAAGGCGGCAGCGTGCCGCACAAGGATCCAGGCCAGGTGGTCAAGCCGCGGCGCCACGAGCAAACTCAGAGTCAGCACGACTCGGTTGAGGCCTCAACGGAGTTCACCCTCTCCATCGATCCATCCAACACGTCCGTCAATTCGCGCGAGCCACTAAtcggcagcagctgcgtctCCACAATGGGCACCATTGGCTGA
- the squ gene encoding uncharacterized protein squ — protein MAWAPSTNFEDDLVDLDPNCNFIYGQLAYEAKRKQEYTPRPKSTYEYLANRQKRNEEIEKSHSSKSKEICASLAMMERIQQIAGTKPLGEHATMSDWDDTSTVEKEAVAMMRHFGMMSMTDGSLAPPKTESLPHSNIHVIRNGRRSFPLILDPQYFEPGKTRKMSNSSYSSATSGGTNNPRASESGSSASIYTTANSDIEETDSSQDDQGFDEIPYTLLEETLEPKLNTPKPYKTKKTRGSRPSQSQRHQMATTKSRPCL, from the coding sequence ATGGCCTGGGCTCCATCGACAAACTTTGAGGACGATTTGGTCGACTTAGAtccaaattgcaattttatatatgGACAGCTAGCATACGAAGCAAAGCGGAAGCAGGAGTATACTCCACGTCCAAAATCGACTTACGAGTATCTCGCGAATCGGCAAAAGCGCAACGAGGAGATAGAAAAATCGCACAGCTCAAAATCGAAGGAAATTTGCGCCAGTCTGGCCATGATGGAGCGTATACAGCAGATAGCTGGAACCAAGCCGTTAGGTGAACACGCGACCATGTCAGATTGGGACGACACAAGCACCGTGGAAAAGGAGGCGGTTGCAATGATGCGACATTTTGGCATGATGTCCATGACTGATGGCTCGCTGGCGCCTCCAAAAACTGAATCTTTGCCACACAGCAACATTCACGTGATTCGAAATGGTCGTCGAAGTTTCCCATTAATCCTGGATCCGCAGTATTTTGAGCCGGGCAAGACACGCAAGATGAGTAACTCAAGCTATAGCTCGGCAACAAGCGGCGGAACTAACAACCCTCGAGCATCCGAGTCTGGTAGCAGTGCAAGCATTTATACCACTGCCAACTCGGATATTGAGGAAACGGACAGCAGCCAAGACGACCAAGGCTTCGACGAGATTCCCTATACATTACTCGAAGAAACCTTGGAACCAAAACTGAACACTCCTAAGCCgtataaaaccaaaaagaCTAGAGGAAGTCGTCCGTCGCAGAGTCAGCGACATCAGATGGCAACAACGAAGAGCCGACCTTGTCTATAA